In Limanda limanda chromosome 3, fLimLim1.1, whole genome shotgun sequence, the sequence TTCAATCAACTAATCTATGAATCAGCTAATCACTGCTGTTCTAAATTTTACACCACATTTCTACAACTATAGTTACTTTTTAGATTAGGTTTTTACGTACATGTCTGTTTTAGGATGTTTTAAGATCAGCATTGTGACACAAATCCACCAACAGTGAATGAAACACCAGCATTACAAACTAACATGATTTAAAGCAtatcgtacacacacacagcgtgacACCACACGTACTAACTTCCTGAAGTAACTTCCACTTGAGTAAACTGAGGATCCAGGATGTTTACCTTTTAATGGGTTGTTTTCATTACCTCGTATTCCTACTTGTATTTTTACTGGAGCAGATGTTTGGGCTCGTACAGCAGTTTTGTTAAAGGTGAAAAGAGAAACTGGGAAGATAAATATTTCTGTaatttgaaagtgtgtgtgccCTCAAATCTAATAGGTTTAAATATGACTATATAACATTTATAACATTTTCAAATTGAAGGAACTGAGGTTATTTCTCTCtatgtgtctgtttctgtgtgtttgtgtgtgtgtttgtgtgactgtgtgtgtgtgtgtgcttgctctTTTCAGGAGCCAGATCCCAAACAGAGGTGCTATTGATTTCCAGCAACAGTAGCAGAGTGGCGGCCGTCCAGGGAGACGGACAGAGGAGGAGTTTGGAAAGTTAACATCACCATCACTCAGTGGGACTCATGCTCACAAAGGTCCAGACCAGCTTGGTTTTAAGTTCACTACAGATATTTGGTGTACTCAGAGATTCATGTGTAACCAAGCAGCAGCTTCTTTAGTTGGCACAGCTCTTAGACATTTGAATTCCAAGCTTGGGCAGAATTGCCGCATAGAGTACAACAGGAATTTTGACATGTGACGTGCAGAGTCAAGTGAAGTGGCCCTACAGCTCTACAAGGTGCTGTCAGCCACTCACAGCACAGGCCACAGGCGTGTGTCCACAGCTGTTGTTAAAGCTGTTCCACAGTAACCACACCCGGCCCAAAGACTAAAGCCTCTCTGGAAGTGTCTCGCAAAAGCACACAGTGGCCCAGATAAAAGAGATTTTCTACATGAAGCCTTTTGTCGAacatgaaaaggaaaaattaCTATCTGTTCTTTAAAGGGGACGAAGGGAATTTACTGTGTTcctacatttttactttttcacccctgtcagcttgattgttggtttgtttgttagcaagattacacaaaaaactaccTAATGAattaccacgaaacttggtggtgGTATGTGGTACTGGTCATACAAGACCCTATTAAATTCAATTGCGGATCAGGATCAGGGGTCGGATCCATAgactttattttctctttctttaaagtTGCAAGATACAGTAGGTCAGTTTGAAACACTTCCTTTGTTttgtcagaaaataattaatgggtcttgatttaaaaaaaagaacagacatgttcaggggactgatatctatgaaagtgtgaaagtgtgattgaatttaaggggactattGGGGCTTGGTGGAGGATCGTGCTCTGCTTAATGACGTTCTAGAAATGTCTGTTGATTATTGTAAGCACTGTGCCCTTCAGACTGTAATTTGTCTCGCTCTGTCTCATCCACCCCCcaggtctcctcctcctgatcacACTCTGcggaaggcagcagcagaggtttGGATGCAGGTTGTCTATTGGCTGCTGTGCCTTGGCCTGGCAAGTGCAGCCGCTGTGCTGCAGAGGGACCAGGTGGCCAAGAATGCCATCCACCTCTACCGGAGCAAGGGGGTCAAACAAGGCCACAGCTGGGTGGCCAACAACTGCAAGCGCATGGTTGGTCTCCTGCGTCAGAAGAATGTGGTTGTCAAGAAGCTGGCTGCCGCTGCCGATGCTGTTGGAAGAGACCTGGCGCTGTCGGAGTCCGAGAGGCACTTCCAGGTACCAGACTGAAACTAACTACCAGATGCAAGAAAGGGCCTTTGTTTAGATCAGTTAATgtctgtatatttatttttatagcccATCACTCTGGTGCAGTTCTTATAATGTGTTACACATAAGGGGACCTCGTCCGGGtggtgtctttgtttgtgttgttgacacATACGGTCAACACAAAAACCTCACTCCAGCACAAGTTCATATTTCATACTGATGGTTCAAAAAGACGAGGTTAGAGTaactttaatgtttaatttcacTATGTATTACCAGTGATCTATTTTTGTGATTAAGAAATTCAATTAAAACCAACTGATTTACACTTACAAATATCCAAACATAGAAAAAACAGTGATTTCTCACACTGGAGAACAATGGAACAAGCATTTAGGTAAATTTGTGACTGTAAAGATAAATAGATGAGTTCAGAATTGTTGCTGATTCATTTGATGTCAATTGATTAATTGACTAATTAATTCAGTTGCGGTTTAGACAATGGGCTGAAGGCAAGGCAAGTTAGCTCCTTCTTAAGTTGCTACAAGCTGCTGGGACACGATAGTTGTTCGAGTGTTCCTTGGAACTCTTTTAAATGACTAAACTGCTCTTATCAACTGCTCATAAATAAAGACTGTATACAGAGGCTCCAGTAAAAGAGCATGTCACATACTTTACAGCCGACTGACTGgtatttctctctgtgtgcattCAGGTTCACACTCTGGAGGTTTTCCAGAAAGAGCTGAATGAGAGCGAGCACCTGGTGTTCCAGGCGGTGCACagcctgcagagggcgctgcagGGCGACTACAAGGACGTGGTGAACATGAaggagagcagcagacagaggctgGAGGCCCTCAGGGAGGCGGCCATAAAGGTGAGGGGTGAGGTCACCTGTGTTTTCATGGGCACTGTGTCAGGAGTCTGGTTCATACTTTATTCTGTAAATTTTTACATAGTACTTATAACAAAGAGACTTTatattgttaaataaaacagagaGCATGTGAAATCAAATATGTGCAAATATGAAAGTATCAAAATGAGTCAGTAAAGTTTGATTTTAGTTATATGTTTGGATCCATTTGTCATATTTTGATATATGCCAATTTAAACTATATCCCTAAGCCCTGCATCAAGTGCAGAGTAATATCTATAATTGTATGCTTTATGCCCTATGTGTgtattcagtttgtgtttccctGGTTTGTCAGCTAATGCttgttctcttctctcccttcaggaggagcaggagtacATGGAGCTGGTGGCTGCAGAGAAGCACCAGCAGGAGGCTGTGAAGAGCGCTTTGGCCCAGAACAAGACTCTGTCCATGCTAGATGAAATCCTGGAGGATGTCCGGAAGGCAGCAGACcgactggaggaggagatcgaGGAGCACGTCTTcgacaacaacaaacaggtCGGAAGCAAAACCTTTCACAGTCATCAAACAAGATTCCACTTGGGAAAAAAATAGTCAGGATGCTAGAATCAGCACAAACATGATACAGAGTTGGTCCCAGCTTTTATACCTCACATGTGTAAAAACTTTTTAGCTGGCAGTTCAACACACATGTTATCAACAAAGCATCCGATTTTGTCCTTTCTCACTCTGGGTTTTGTGTCTAGATGAAAGGAGTGAACGTAGAGGCAGTGCTGAGagtggaggaagatgaggagaacggagggaagaggaaaaacaagtcCAGGCACAAGGAAGTGGAGGATGACATGGGGCTTAGCATGCTCATCGACTCGCAGAGCAACCAGTACGTTCTGACTAAACCACGAGACTCCACGATGCCGAGAGTTGACCACCACTTCATCAAGGTCAGTTACTCCTATTTCATCCTGGCTATAGGTCAGGAAActtgtgatttattatttaataatggTCGGAGTAAGACATATTCTACCTCTTTAATACTATTTCACctttttgttgctttgtgtttgtgcaggacTTGGTGACCGTGGTGATGCTGTCTTTACCTTGCGGCTGGATCTGCTCTTTAGTAGGTCTGCCTCCAATGTTTGGATACGTCATCTGTGGGGTCCTGCTTGGTCCTTCTGGCCTCAACAGCATCAgggtgtgtgtgactgggtgtCTGAATACGAGACCAGTCTAAAGTTACTCCTGGGTTAGTTGTTGATGTCattgtctcactctctgttccAGTCGATGGTGCAGGTGGAGACTCTTGGGGAGCTGGGTGTGTTCTTCACTCTCTTTGTGGTGGGACTGGAGTTCTCACCTGAGCGCCTTCGAAAGGTAAACAAAAGGGATTTACAAGTCATTTAAATAAACACCAAATGTTTTGAAAGAGACATGAAAATGCAAAGAAATGTAGTTTTTTCCGTCTCTTTTTTCTGGGGGTCCTGTTCtcattgatttagatttagaaTTTCACTCTCAACATTTTGTGGTTTATGTAGGATGCCTGTTTGACTTAttatttttagtattttaaTTTGATACATCGTCGACTTTCTCTGACATGAAGGAACttcatttctgtttctttcttcagtaactcctgcttctctttcttcatACTTTGCGAAGGTACCTTCCTTGTAATATGGAAATCGTTACCTAATAAAGTAGATGAAAGAAAGCCTTCTCATCAAAATACTTAAATGTCCCTGAATGTTTtagttaattacattttttatcctGTTCGAGTTTTCATACTTTTAAGTATATATACCTACTAAAAGCAGGTATAAGTATGAAAACTTTTGAATACTGAAATTCTGATTTTCaactgtgtgtgggtttgtagGTTTGGAAGACGTCAGTTCAGGGGACGTGCTACCTGAGTCTGCTGATGGTGGGGGCCGGTTTGTTGTGGGGACAAGCCTTGCATATTCGACCCACCCAGACGGTCTtcatctccacctgtctgtccctgtccaGCACTCCACTCGTGTCCCGCTTCCTCGCAGGAGGGAGCAGAGTGGACAAAGAAGGTAATCAACAGACACCATGAATCAAAAGTGAAATCTTTCCAGatttaattgaaattaaacCACTTAAAGTCTGGTGGATAACCTTAAATGACATAAAGGTAAGCAGTGAACTGATTCCTGTGGTTAGAAAATTGACTTACCTCACTTGGCTCAGCCTCATTTGCATATCTAACATTGAGCATAAATGAGCTTTAAGGGTTGGAAATGAAATGTtaagtatatattatattatattattatatattgcCCCCAAGAAtgaccaagtgtgtgtgtgtgtgggtgagacaGGTGACTCGGACTACAGCAGTGTTCTTCTTGGGATGTTGGTGATGCAGGATGTTCAGCTCGGCCTCTTCATCGCTGTCATGCCGACTCTGATCCAGGCACAGAGTGGAGACATGGACAGGTCAGTTAGCTTTTGCTCTTGCGTGTGTCATCTTCCctctaatcacacacacacacacatgcatggacacaaacacagctttgtAAAACCCATTGTTACTTCTGCTCTGCACCACAGCCTCCTGTTTGAAGGCCTGCGCGTGCTGTACCTCCTGCTCCAGGTCCTGGTGTCCCTCGCTgccgtgctgctgctgtgtttgcttCTCAAGAAATTCGTGATTGGTCCGTATTACAAGAAGCTGCACGCTGAGAGCAAAGGCAACAAGGAGATCCTGGTGCTTGGGATGGCAGCGTTTGTCTTTTTCATGCTGACGGTATGTTCTTTTCTTCAGATTTCCCAAACTCCTTTGACAAATGtctgattttagtttttctctcctcctgacGGGTTCCCTAGGTAACGGAGTATCTTGACATTTCTATGGAGCTGGGCTGTTTCCTGGCTGGAGCGTTGCTGTCCACACAGGGTCACATGGTCACCACAGAGGTCACGGGATGCATCGAGCCAATCAGGGATTTCCTCGTTATCATCTTCTTTGCCTCTATTGGTCAGAACCAACATTGCCATCTATGACTGATCTTACTTTTATTATCGTGAGACTTTTGCAGCATTAACAGTGAAACttgctcattgtgtgtgtttttgtgtcgcTGCAGGTCTCCACGTGTTCCCGACGTTCGTGCTGTATGAGCTCACCATCCTGCTGGTGCTCACATTCACTCTCGTCATTATGAAGGTACAACTCGTTTGTCGCATTTGCTCTTTTGATTTCCCAGAGTGCACCATGACGCACTCTCACTCCTTCCCGTTTCTCCTTTACCCCTCATGTCCTTCCAGTTTTTCATGGCTGTGCTGGTGCTCTCAGCGATCCTACCTCCGGGCTCTCGACACATACGATGGATCGTCTCAGCCGGACTTGCGCAGGTCAGCGAGTTCTCCTTCGTCCTGAGCAGCCGTGCACGTCGAGCTGGCATCATCTCCAGAGAGGTCagttctgactttttttttccaagtttttaaagttattttccCCCAGTgcaaatttgaattatttaaaggttcagtgtgtagaatttagtgacatctagtggtgaagtttcatgttgcagctgaacacccctaaACTCACCCTCAGCTTCCAAACATGGAAGAGAACCTGTactagccttcagttgtcataaaaactcaaaaggtgtttagtttgtccagtctggactactgtaaaaaaacatggcggcctccgtagagaggagctGCATAACTTTGATGAGAGGATTAATGGGAGGGGGTGGTGTCATGTGTAAGTTGCAgttttcctgtgttttaatgtgtctcCCTCCGCTCAGGTGTACCTGCTGATTCTCAGTGTCACCACTCTCAGTTTGCTGCTGGCTCCGGTGCTGTGGAGAGTAACCACACACAGATGGGTTCCCCGGGTCGAGCTCAAAACAGTCCCATGAACAGAGAGCGACCTCAGGGCCCCAGCGGCCCCTGTGGGCACTGACTGTTACTCAGCCGGCAGCAGCGTCACGAGGAGCAGAAGTCAAGTCTTATTAGTCCATTCAGGAACTCTCTTATTTTAATGCACATGATATGACGCAGACTGTTGGAccaaatgtttctctttctcgATTCAGCAGAATCAACCCTCTTCATGCAGGGCGAGGATCTTCATCAGTTCCATTCTGGCATTGTTATGAAGGACATGTTCTTCAAGCATGTACACTAGGTACAATAGCGATGAGATTATTGTATAAGGTCTTATTTAAAACACATAACGTGTAGTTGTAGGTTATATTAATGAAGCCCTTCACTGTTCAGTCAACAACCCTGAAGCCTTTTCTTAATTCTTAGAGGAGCACAAAGAACTGGATAACCCCCCCAGCTCTGATGCTTTTAATGCACCTGATCTTGAAGATGTGCAAacgaaagaaaagagaaaaaagcttCACTCTCTCTGTTGACACTCATTCACGTTTGCACTTTGAACCTCACGCTTGCCTTTCTTTAATTGTGTCAATCACATGGACCAAATCTGAGGTTTCAACTGTAaatggtgtttttctttttatgtgttGCTACATTTCCTTGATAGGAGGATTTAAGACATCCTCCATCTTTCCTTTAGTTGACACTACAGCTGACTCTATTCAAATTGAGCTTATTATGAATGGCAGATTCAGTTTCTGATTGAAGTGCAAACCTTCTCTCTGCTGTAGTTAATAGAGGATACATGTATTTTAATCCTGATTCTATGTCTGTCCATACAGGTGTGATACCTAAAATCTGCAGTTACTCTTTTTAAATATCTCTAATGTCTCGTTGAAAATCATGGTACCAGTCGCATCAGTATTAAAGGAATGAAGTTAATCAAGTAATCTGAATTTAGACAGTACCTCACTTAATGATTTAAATGTCATGTGAATTTATTAATTTGCGTTTAAAGAGACATCCTGCACTGGTTACCACTGAATGTCAAAACGAATAAGCTAGCTCATCactcttctgcagcagcagaggaaagacTGTAGGGGGCGTCATCTCACCGTTAGAGCTCCTCTGTGCTGTATCTCACACTGTACGTGTCCTTGTCTTACGATTCATAATGTGCAATTTTAATGTGTGTAACACTACCACATGTTacaattttttgttttctgatattttccTGCATTAGATTTACATAGAGGGTATTTTAGTTTACGTGTGTGTGCCTGGGCACAAAGACATGTTGCAATCAAAatgttcatgtattttttaaattattgagattaagtgatttatttattaaaaaattgaaaaaaaaatgtttacttcTCTGTTCTTTACATGTAGTTCTTTCTTTGGggaaattataattatttgagTAGGCGGAGATCTAATTTCATGATTAACCTCTATCGATTTACAGAACTCAGGCTGTGCTACTATGACTCAGCCTCCTCTTATTAGCAAGTTTTTCTTCtgtgtatttcttttctttcatggGCCTCAGATGGGCTTGCAATATGAAAAATGTTGGAAGTCAAtggcacatttaaaaaagataatgAGTTTAAGCTTTGATTATAAGTAACTGACTTCTGTGTGCTCCATCACTTAGACTGAAACAGAACCTCCTCATGTTAATTGAGGGTCCTGATTCGTTGGGCTTGGCCAGTATCTGTCGAGGTTTCTTTGACTTGCATTAAGGGGATGAGCACCAAAGATGATTGACCAGAATTCTataatagaaataaaatcagaGGTTTATGAAagaattgtatttttttctctttctcatcccTTGTGTAATTATTCAATAACCTCTTATTTATGTTCACTTCTTTGCTCCACTGTGTGTGGCCCAGATATTGCTTAAGTTGTGGGGACAAaagcaagtccccataatgtaaatcattacaCTCTTAAGGttaagacatgttttaaggttagggttaggcaagtagtaGCCTCAATGTAATGTAAGTCAATGTTACgtatgtcctctgaagtcatgaagACATGGCCGTgtgcctgtatgtgtgtttgtgtgtgtctgtgtgtgtgtgtgtgtgtgtacgtctgaACTGTGTAAGCTGATAACCTTCACACTCTGCAGTCAGCAGATTTATGAGAAACCTTATCACCCCTATCATCCTATTAGTGAggatacaaatacaaacacactacACACTCTGCTTAGGTAGAGTTTTAGAAACACAGcttcatctttctttctgaaGTGAGAGTTTTGCCTAAAGCTTGAGCTGCTGGTAAAACACACTGATGAGACCAAACCGAAGAGgaattaatttttatttagaaatggTATTATTTTGTTTAGATACATTTGTCATGGCCGTCTAAGGACACATTTAGCACTTCAAATAAAATCTCAAAATCACAATTAACCTCAAGAATGTAGTCATAATGACTCCACTGGAGTTTTCCTCACTTATCCTTTAGGTTTATAGATGTAACTGTTTAATGCGTTGGCAAAATCTAAAAGTCAGTATACAAAGAAGTTCATGAATCACACATGAGAAATCACCTGAAAATAAAAGCACCACACAGCACAGAGATTAAAATGTGGCTGCAGTGTTGGGTTAAGTTTAGGATTAGTAGTTGGAaggttgttgatgtgttgacACCTTCTCGGTCTGTCACGCTGACAGGCGACACGATTATGAGATATCTGAgtattttctcttctgtttctcaTTTCACTGCATTCAGGGAGAAGAGGACTTTTCCCTCGTAGGGGTCGTGGTAGTTCTCGTAGCTGATCTGCTGGGAGACCACTCTGCACTGGATCTGGGCCGACTTCTCTCCGACCAGGTGGAAACGAACGGCCACCAGTGGGTTGACATACAAAGgctgaggaaaaggaggaaggaggccgGGCAGACGGCTGGTTAGTGCTGTTTTCATATCATTAtttctcatgttttttaaatgtatttatttaagaatatGTAACATGTTAACGTTTGTATCAAGTtgaatataaacacaaaatTACTCAAAATGA encodes:
- the tmco3 gene encoding transmembrane and coiled-coil domain-containing protein 3, which codes for MQVVYWLLCLGLASAAAVLQRDQVAKNAIHLYRSKGVKQGHSWVANNCKRMVGLLRQKNVVVKKLAAAADAVGRDLALSESERHFQVHTLEVFQKELNESEHLVFQAVHSLQRALQGDYKDVVNMKESSRQRLEALREAAIKEEQEYMELVAAEKHQQEAVKSALAQNKTLSMLDEILEDVRKAADRLEEEIEEHVFDNNKQMKGVNVEAVLRVEEDEENGGKRKNKSRHKEVEDDMGLSMLIDSQSNQYVLTKPRDSTMPRVDHHFIKDLVTVVMLSLPCGWICSLVGLPPMFGYVICGVLLGPSGLNSIRSMVQVETLGELGVFFTLFVVGLEFSPERLRKVWKTSVQGTCYLSLLMVGAGLLWGQALHIRPTQTVFISTCLSLSSTPLVSRFLAGGSRVDKEGDSDYSSVLLGMLVMQDVQLGLFIAVMPTLIQAQSGDMDSLLFEGLRVLYLLLQVLVSLAAVLLLCLLLKKFVIGPYYKKLHAESKGNKEILVLGMAAFVFFMLTVTEYLDISMELGCFLAGALLSTQGHMVTTEVTGCIEPIRDFLVIIFFASIGLHVFPTFVLYELTILLVLTFTLVIMKFFMAVLVLSAILPPGSRHIRWIVSAGLAQVSEFSFVLSSRARRAGIISREVYLLILSVTTLSLLLAPVLWRVTTHRWVPRVELKTVP